A window of Tautonia plasticadhaerens contains these coding sequences:
- a CDS encoding DUF58 domain-containing protein — translation MIWPDRGLALAALVPGLISLLLLLPRPGVFWMALMALDSVLLALALIDLASLIGPARLRATRECGGTASIGEPHPVELTIVNEGRRPRGFRVRDDVPDPFEAGPPEFLVRIPPGGRATLDYRMTPHRRGSFALRRVYLLERSRWGLWQRSRWHPVESGVRVYPDVRQIARYTLLARRDRLGAIGLRRSRRVGTDNEFERLRDYSEGDEPRRIDWRATARRRRVTVRDYQNSQSQRVIFLIDSGRMMAGDTGDGLSPLDHAFNAMLMLAHVALVRGDQVGLMVYADRVRAYVPPTGGPRRIERLVHAIHDVFPMLVEPRHDRAVVELERRCRKRSLLVMMTNVFDEVGARQVLDHLGNVVGRHLPLGVFLRDADLFALADSGLDPAALPGSTPEERLFAPAAAAAMLNWRERVIASLRRRGVLALDVTPEELTAPLINAYLDVKARHLL, via the coding sequence ATGATCTGGCCGGATCGGGGATTGGCGCTGGCGGCCCTCGTCCCGGGGCTGATCTCGCTGCTCCTGCTGTTGCCCCGACCCGGGGTCTTCTGGATGGCCCTGATGGCGCTCGACTCGGTACTCCTGGCCCTCGCGCTGATCGACCTCGCCAGCCTGATCGGGCCGGCCCGGCTGCGGGCCACCCGCGAGTGCGGGGGGACCGCCTCGATCGGCGAACCGCACCCGGTCGAGTTGACGATCGTCAACGAGGGCCGCCGCCCCAGGGGCTTTCGAGTCCGGGACGACGTGCCCGACCCGTTCGAGGCCGGGCCGCCTGAGTTCCTGGTCCGCATCCCTCCCGGTGGGCGGGCGACGCTCGACTATCGGATGACCCCGCACCGAAGGGGGTCATTCGCCCTCCGCCGGGTCTACCTCCTGGAGCGGAGCCGGTGGGGCCTCTGGCAGCGTTCCCGGTGGCATCCGGTCGAGTCCGGGGTCCGCGTCTATCCCGACGTCCGCCAGATCGCCCGGTACACCCTGCTCGCCCGCCGGGACCGCCTCGGCGCGATCGGGTTGCGGCGATCCAGGAGGGTCGGCACCGACAACGAGTTCGAGCGCCTACGCGACTACTCGGAAGGGGACGAGCCGAGGCGGATCGACTGGAGGGCGACCGCCCGGAGGCGCCGGGTGACGGTCCGAGACTATCAGAACAGCCAGAGTCAGCGGGTGATCTTCCTGATCGACAGCGGCCGGATGATGGCCGGGGACACGGGAGACGGACTCTCCCCCCTGGACCACGCGTTCAACGCGATGCTGATGCTGGCCCACGTCGCCCTGGTCCGTGGGGACCAGGTCGGCCTGATGGTCTACGCCGATCGGGTGCGGGCCTACGTGCCGCCGACCGGCGGGCCTCGGCGGATCGAGCGGCTGGTGCACGCGATCCACGACGTCTTCCCGATGCTCGTCGAGCCGAGGCACGATCGGGCCGTCGTCGAGCTGGAACGCCGATGCCGGAAGCGTTCACTCCTGGTGATGATGACCAACGTCTTCGACGAGGTGGGGGCCCGCCAGGTGCTCGACCACCTCGGGAACGTGGTGGGCCGCCACCTGCCCCTGGGTGTCTTCCTCAGGGATGCCGACCTGTTCGCGCTGGCCGATTCCGGGCTCGATCCGGCGGCCCTGCCGGGCTCGACCCCCGAGGAGCGGCTCTTCGCCCCCGCCGCCGCCGCGGCGATGCTCAATTGGAGGGAGCGGGTGATCGCCTCGCTCCGGCGGCGGGGCGTCCTGGCCCTCGACGTCACGCCCGAGGAGCTTACGGCCCCCCTGATCAACGCGTACCTCGATGTGAAGGCCCGGCACCTCCTCTGA
- a CDS encoding sigma-70 family RNA polymerase sigma factor has product MPTRTPRRELISRTPLQIYLQDINGTALLSADEERRLAYRVAEGDPEAREHMVKANLRLVVNIARGYLGKGLGLEDLIEEGNLGLLRAVEGFDGSMETRFSTYASYWIKQSIRRAVMNNGKPIRLPAYMVNLLAKWRRATALLSDQLGRLPTPDEVASELKLTTKKLNIVKKALHANSLTPQSDGAGDDGFAIDDVLTDERVRAPDDLLIEADDLERTLNGIDQLDDRERTVLRMRFGLDPYMAMTLREVGEGLGLTRERVRQLECQALTKLAMALGAERAAKSRS; this is encoded by the coding sequence ATGCCGACCCGCACCCCTCGGCGGGAATTGATCTCCCGCACTCCCCTGCAGATCTACCTCCAGGACATCAACGGTACCGCGCTGCTCAGCGCGGACGAGGAGCGGAGGCTCGCATATCGGGTCGCCGAGGGCGACCCCGAAGCCCGGGAACACATGGTCAAGGCCAACCTCCGCCTGGTGGTGAACATCGCCCGGGGCTACCTGGGCAAGGGCCTCGGGCTGGAGGACCTGATCGAGGAGGGGAATCTCGGCCTGCTCCGCGCCGTCGAGGGTTTCGACGGCTCGATGGAGACCCGCTTCAGCACGTACGCGAGCTACTGGATCAAGCAGTCGATCCGCCGGGCCGTGATGAACAACGGCAAGCCGATCCGGCTGCCGGCCTACATGGTCAACCTGCTGGCCAAGTGGCGACGGGCGACGGCCCTGCTGAGCGATCAGCTCGGGCGCCTGCCGACCCCGGACGAGGTGGCCTCGGAGCTGAAGCTCACGACCAAGAAGCTGAACATCGTCAAGAAGGCCTTGCATGCCAACAGCCTGACGCCCCAGTCGGACGGCGCCGGCGACGACGGCTTCGCCATCGACGACGTGCTGACCGACGAACGGGTCCGCGCCCCCGACGACCTGCTGATCGAGGCCGACGACCTGGAACGCACCCTCAACGGCATCGACCAGCTCGACGACCGGGAGCGGACCGTCCTCCGGATGCGATTCGGCCTCGACCCGTACATGGCGATGACCCTCCGGGAGGTCGGGGAGGGGCTCGGGCTGACCCGGGAGCGAGTCCGACAGCTCGAGTGCCAGGCGTTGACCAAGCTCGCGATGGCGCTCGGTGCCGAGCGCGCCGCGAAATCCCGATCCTGA
- a CDS encoding DUF1501 domain-containing protein: MHPIQEALHRSRREFLTGTSSGIGLAALASMLAQQGAIASPVGHLPTDRDDDPLAPRQPPLPAKARACICIYLEGGPSQIDLFDPKPELNRLDGQPLPESFTKNVRFAFIQKESATVMGCPRVFSRWGECGMELSDYLPHLGGCADDLALIRSMHTDQFNHHPGQLLMNTGSAAFGRPSVGSWLTYGLGSEADDLPGYVVLTTGRGTSGGASNWGGGFLPSTYSGVLFRDSGDPVLNLGNPAGLSPRVQRETIDAIGSLNARRFDAVRDEEIQSRIASYELAFRMQSSAPELIDLSGETPETLDLYGVGREDPEGGGRGGGPGVYDRFATNCLLARRMVERGVRFVNIYHASWDHHSNIDSELEFNCGMADRPVAALITDLKRRGLLEDTLVLWCSEFGRTPLGENRPGFKAVTGRDHHPFAFSLFLAGGGVRGGQVIGKTDEIGWNVVEDPVHVHDYHATILRLFGFDHTELTYRYQGRDFRLTDVAGRVVDRLIA, translated from the coding sequence CTCCACCGCTCCCGGAGGGAGTTCCTGACCGGCACTTCGAGCGGGATAGGCCTGGCGGCGCTCGCCTCGATGCTCGCCCAACAGGGGGCGATTGCCTCCCCTGTCGGGCACCTGCCGACCGATCGGGACGACGACCCGCTCGCCCCCCGCCAACCGCCCCTCCCGGCGAAGGCGAGGGCGTGCATCTGCATCTACCTGGAGGGGGGCCCCAGCCAGATCGACCTGTTCGACCCCAAGCCCGAATTGAACCGGCTCGACGGCCAGCCCCTGCCCGAGTCGTTCACGAAGAACGTCCGGTTCGCCTTCATCCAGAAGGAGTCGGCCACCGTGATGGGCTGCCCCCGCGTCTTCTCCCGGTGGGGTGAGTGCGGGATGGAGCTCTCGGATTACCTGCCCCACCTCGGGGGTTGTGCCGACGACCTCGCCCTGATCCGGTCGATGCATACCGACCAGTTCAACCACCACCCCGGGCAGTTGTTGATGAACACCGGCTCGGCGGCGTTCGGCCGGCCGAGCGTCGGCTCCTGGCTGACGTACGGGCTGGGCAGCGAGGCGGACGACCTCCCCGGCTACGTCGTCCTCACGACCGGGCGGGGGACCAGCGGCGGGGCGTCCAACTGGGGAGGCGGCTTCCTCCCCTCCACCTACTCCGGGGTCCTCTTCCGCGACTCGGGCGACCCGGTCCTCAACCTCGGGAACCCGGCGGGCCTCTCCCCCCGGGTGCAACGCGAGACGATCGACGCCATCGGCTCCCTCAACGCCAGGCGATTCGACGCCGTCCGGGACGAGGAGATCCAGAGCCGGATCGCCTCCTACGAGCTGGCCTTCCGGATGCAATCATCCGCCCCGGAGCTGATCGACCTCTCGGGAGAGACCCCCGAGACGCTCGACCTCTACGGCGTCGGCCGGGAAGACCCCGAGGGGGGCGGACGGGGGGGCGGGCCCGGGGTCTACGACCGCTTCGCCACCAACTGCCTGCTCGCCCGCCGGATGGTGGAGCGGGGCGTGCGATTCGTCAACATCTACCACGCCTCCTGGGACCACCACAGCAACATCGACTCCGAGCTGGAATTCAATTGCGGCATGGCCGATCGCCCCGTCGCCGCCCTGATCACCGACCTGAAGCGCCGGGGGCTGCTCGAAGACACCCTCGTGCTCTGGTGCTCCGAGTTCGGCCGCACCCCCCTGGGGGAGAATCGCCCCGGCTTCAAGGCCGTCACCGGCCGGGACCACCACCCCTTCGCCTTCTCCCTCTTCCTCGCGGGAGGGGGCGTCCGCGGCGGCCAGGTCATCGGCAAGACGGACGAGATCGGCTGGAACGTGGTCGAGGACCCCGTCCACGTCCACGACTACCACGCGACCATCCTCAGGCTCTTCGGCTTCGACCACACGGAGCTTACCTACCGATACCAGGGGCGTGACTTCCGCCTGACGGACGTCGCCGGGCGGGTCGTCGACCGGCTGATCGCTTAA